The DNA window ATTCCGCCCCGGACTGGTAGGTGGACACTGTATCGGTGTAGACCCTTATTACCTGTCACAAAAAGCTCAGGAAGCCGGTTACCATCCGGAGATTATCCTCGCCGGACGCCGCCTCAACGATGGTATGGGCGAATTTGTAGCCCATGAAGTAGTGAAGCTGATGGTGAAGAAAGAGATCAACGTTAAAAATGCTAACATACTGGTATTGGGCATCACCTTCAAAGAAAACTGCCCCGATGTGCGCAACACCAAAGTGGTAGATATCCTCAACACCCTGAAGGATTATCAAACCAACATTACCATATTCGATCCATGGGCTAATCCGGAAGAAGTACACCACGAATACGGATGGCGCTCTATACAGTCGCTCGACGGAGATTGCAATTATGATGCAGTAGTCCTGGCTGTAGCCCATCATCAGTTTAAAGACCTGACTTTCGATAAAATATGTAAGCAAACAAGGGTTATTTATGATGTTAAAGGCATGCTGCCAAAAGAAGCAGTAGACGGCAGATTATAATAACTCCCTAAAAAATTGTATGTACGAAGTACCTTATCATAAGGAAGAACTGTCTCAATACAGTTTCCTCGTCACCGGGGGAGCCGGTTTCATCGGCTCCAACCTGGTGGAATACCTGATGAAATACAAAGCGAAGAAAGTAAGGGTGCTGGATAATTTTGCTACCGGCATCCGGGAAAATATCGCCCCGTTCCTTACTGATCCTGCATTTGAGCTGATAGAAGGAGATATCCGTAACCTGGATGACTGCCGCAGGGCCGTTGAAGGAATGGATTACGTCTCCCATCAGGCGGCGCTAGGATCTGTACCACGCTCTATCAACGACCCGATTACCACCAATGAAGTCAATATCAGTGGTTTTCTTAATATGCTGGTAGCAGCAAGGGATGCAGGGGTGAAACGTTTCGTATATGCGGCCAGTTCCAGCACCTATGGCGATCATCCTGGTCTGCCTAAAGTAGAGGAGCTGATAGGTAATCCTTTATCGCCTTACGCCGTTACCAAATATGTAAACGAGCTGTATGCAAACGTATTCTCCAGAGTATACGATTTTCATGCAATAGGACTGCGGTATTTCAATGTATTCGGTCCCCGCCAGAATCCACGCGGGCCCTATGCTGCCGTGATTCCTTTGTTCATGGAAGCGGCTATCCGTAACGAAGCACCGGTGATTAACGGTGACGGGGAAACGAGCAGGGACTTCACTTTTGTGGAGAACGCCGTACAAGCTAATGTGAAAGCCTTGCTGGCAGACAATATCCGGCAAAGTGAAATCGTCAACATTGCCGCCGGTGAACGTACCACCCTCAACCAGTTATGGCAACATATCTGTGCTATCGGTGGTATCGATATAAAACCAGGCTATCAGCCGGAACGCAAAGGTGACGTGAAACACAGCCTGGCCAATATCAGCAAGGCCGGTCAGTTGATCGGATACCAGCCTGCCTTCACCGTACTGCAAGGGCTGCACATAGCAATGGACTGGTACCGCAACAATACAGTGTAAATAACCAGGCTATGAGAGTATTGACCATCGTAAGTAAACTGGATATGGGAGGCATCGAAAAAACATTGCTTTCATGCCTGCCCTATCTCAATAACGCTGCCATCCGGCTCACCGTTTGCTGTTATGCAAAGGGTGGGCTGCTGGAACAGCAGTATAAAGAAACCGGTGCAGAAATCATTTATTTCAAAAGAAGCAGGATACCCTTCAACGATGCCGTACAACTCTACAAAATCCTGAAAGAAGGAAAGTATGATGTAGTACACAGCAGGTTTGGTTTTACTTCGGGTGCCTTTGCACTGGCCTGCAAATGGTTGTCTATACCATTTATCGTGTCGGTACACAGCGAACGTTATTTCGCCAAACCTAAAAGGGAAAATTCGTTTATTCTGTCTGCCGCCACCAGGGCTTATCTGGCATTGCACAAACAACTAACGTTGCGTTATGCCACCAGAATCATCGGACATTCAAAAACAAACCTGCAATACTATACGGCCAACAGGCCCGCATCCGATAAGTTTCAGCTGATATACAACGGCATCGATTTCTCGAAACTGGCAGGCAACTCGCCGGAACTCGGCGATGAAGTGGCACAGTTTGTGGCAGATAGCAACTGCACCTTCCTGCATATCGGCAGTTTCAGGGAACCTAAAAATCATCTTTATCTGATCGATTGTTTTAAATCCCTGAACCCGATAAAGGAAAAATATAAACTGATACTCGTCGGCAACGGCTCTCTGTTTGAACAGGTGAAACGAAAAGTGGCCCTGGAAGGACTCGAAAGCTGTGTATTCTTCGCCGGTGTAGATCAGAATATCACTAAATACCTGCTGATAGCTGACCTGTTTTTCTTCCCTTCTATTTACGAAGGATTAGGAAATGTACTGATAGAAGCTCAATTCATGAAAGTACCGGTATGTGCTTCGGGCTTGCAGCCACATCATGAAGCCACGCACGAATACTATCATCAGTATTTCTTTGACCCGTATGATGTAGCAGATGGTAGCAATAAACTGAAAAACATTATTCGCCATATTCGTACCAACAGCATTGGAGAAGACGTAACAGTGCGGGCGCAACAATTTGTAATGGAAAATTTTACCATCGAACGGATGGCGGGAAACCTGGCAACAGTGTATAAGACAATAGGCCATCAATAACCATATCGCCTGTTGTAACTAACCATATAATTCTTTATTGAAAAGTGCCTAAGAATTCTTTTATCAAAGACCTTGCTAGTGTATTCACCAGCAGAGTGGCTTCTCTTGTACTGGGATTGGGTACCTCTATCGTTACGGCGAGGTATCTGGGTCCTGAAGGCAACGGGATAAGCGCCGCACTACTGGTATATCCGAGCCTTTTTATGGCCATCGGTGCACTGGGTGTACAACAGTCCACCACCTACTTCGTCGGACAGGAAAAATATGATATCAAGGAGGTATATGGCGCCGTACTGGCTACATGGATCTTCACCAGCCTTTTCGGTATCATCAGCAGCTTCCTGCTGATCAAATACTTCACCAAAGGCGACTATCCGAATATCCTTATTTTCTGGGCGTTGGCAGCGATTCCTTTTTCGCTGTATACTACCTACAGCTCCGGTATCTTTCTCGGACAACAGAATGTGAAAGCCTTCAACCGGATCAACTGGGTACCGGCTATTATCAATCTGGTATTTACTTTTTTGCTCACCGGTATTTTTCACTTCGGCGTGGCAGGCTCTATGGCGGCCACTTTCCTGGGGGTATTCTTTCTGTCGTTTTTGGTGGTGGTGAATATCCGGAAAATCATTCCGGTAAGACCCCGCTTCAATGGAAAAATTATCAAAGGGCTGCTAAGTTTAGGCGTGATCTATGCCGGCACTACACTGATCGCCAGTCTCAACTACAAGGTAGATGTGGTGCTGCTGGAAAAATGGTCCAATGCCTATGAGCTGGGGATCTATTCCAAAGGTGCAGTGCTGGTGGAGATGTTGTGGCAGATACCGGCTATTCTGAGCACCATCATTTTCTCGCGAAGTGCTGGTGCAAAAGATCCGGGGGAGTTTTCGCTCAAAGTATGCCGCCTGCTGCGTTTTGCGCTCATTCTCATTCTTGTGATCGCAATCGCTTTTTATTGCCTGTCGGATTTTGTGATTGGCCTGATGTATGGCCCTGCTTTTGCAGAAAGCTCTAAAGTGCTGAAAATACTGATGCCGGGCGTATTGTTGATGATCATCTACAAAGTGTTGTATATGGACATCGCAGGTAAAGGAAAGCCCTGGATGTCGATGGAAGCAATGATTCCCGCTGTAATTGCGAATGTACTACTCAATTACTGGTGGATACCCAGGTATGGCGCCAGCGGCTCTGCTATGGCTTCTACGGTAAGTTATTCCATCGCAGCGCTGGTATTCCTGGTACTGTATTCGGTACATACACGTATTCCTGTAAAACAAATATTTACATATACGAGGGAAGACAAAGCATTTGCAATGGCTATTGTAACAAAGTTCAGGAAGAAAATTTCAAAATAGGTAAACCTTTAAATGTTTGTTGGTTGTTATGGTGAAAGCGTTGGACATAAATATGAAAACATACAAGCCCATTGCCTGGGCATTGGCGCTGGTACTGTTGATTTCCTGCTCTCCATTCTTCAGTATGGGCGGTAACGCAGCCTACCTGATATTGGGTTCAACCGGCATCTATTTTATGTTGTTTGCCAATTGCCTGGCACATCGTCAGGCCCGTTTGACCAACCAGAATCTGAATTGTTTTATCATATCGTTTATTTTGTTGTTGTACCTGTTTTTCCCCATACGGCAGTATGATAGGATTGTGGTGGCTGCCGTATGGTTACTGGTATTCCTCACCGTTATTATGCTGGACACAGTCGTGTTGCTGATGGCCGCCAGATACTTTGCAGACATCATCTTTGTCATTGCCTTGCTGGCCTTGCTGGTAATTGTGATAAAACTCATCGGAATAGACCTGCCGTATTATCCTTATGAAACAGGTGCTACAGGCTCCAAATCGATGTTTTATATCTACCCCGGCACTGCGGTGTTGCAGGGACAGGAATATCAGGTATTTGGCCGTTCCCTGTTCCGTGTCAGCGGTATTTTTTCGGAGCCTGGGCATTTCGGAATGATCTCTGCTATTGTATTGTTTATGAACCCGGAGGTGCTGAGCAAAAAGAAGCGGATCGTAATCACTTGTGCTGCACTGCTGACGCTTTCGATGGGCTTTTATGTACTGTTTGCAGGTTTGTGTATGTACCGCTTTCGCTTTTCGCAA is part of the Chitinophaga flava genome and encodes:
- a CDS encoding SDR family oxidoreductase produces the protein MYEVPYHKEELSQYSFLVTGGAGFIGSNLVEYLMKYKAKKVRVLDNFATGIRENIAPFLTDPAFELIEGDIRNLDDCRRAVEGMDYVSHQAALGSVPRSINDPITTNEVNISGFLNMLVAARDAGVKRFVYAASSSTYGDHPGLPKVEELIGNPLSPYAVTKYVNELYANVFSRVYDFHAIGLRYFNVFGPRQNPRGPYAAVIPLFMEAAIRNEAPVINGDGETSRDFTFVENAVQANVKALLADNIRQSEIVNIAAGERTTLNQLWQHICAIGGIDIKPGYQPERKGDVKHSLANISKAGQLIGYQPAFTVLQGLHIAMDWYRNNTV
- a CDS encoding glycosyltransferase; the encoded protein is MRVLTIVSKLDMGGIEKTLLSCLPYLNNAAIRLTVCCYAKGGLLEQQYKETGAEIIYFKRSRIPFNDAVQLYKILKEGKYDVVHSRFGFTSGAFALACKWLSIPFIVSVHSERYFAKPKRENSFILSAATRAYLALHKQLTLRYATRIIGHSKTNLQYYTANRPASDKFQLIYNGIDFSKLAGNSPELGDEVAQFVADSNCTFLHIGSFREPKNHLYLIDCFKSLNPIKEKYKLILVGNGSLFEQVKRKVALEGLESCVFFAGVDQNITKYLLIADLFFFPSIYEGLGNVLIEAQFMKVPVCASGLQPHHEATHEYYHQYFFDPYDVADGSNKLKNIIRHIRTNSIGEDVTVRAQQFVMENFTIERMAGNLATVYKTIGHQ
- a CDS encoding flippase, translating into MPKNSFIKDLASVFTSRVASLVLGLGTSIVTARYLGPEGNGISAALLVYPSLFMAIGALGVQQSTTYFVGQEKYDIKEVYGAVLATWIFTSLFGIISSFLLIKYFTKGDYPNILIFWALAAIPFSLYTTYSSGIFLGQQNVKAFNRINWVPAIINLVFTFLLTGIFHFGVAGSMAATFLGVFFLSFLVVVNIRKIIPVRPRFNGKIIKGLLSLGVIYAGTTLIASLNYKVDVVLLEKWSNAYELGIYSKGAVLVEMLWQIPAILSTIIFSRSAGAKDPGEFSLKVCRLLRFALILILVIAIAFYCLSDFVIGLMYGPAFAESSKVLKILMPGVLLMIIYKVLYMDIAGKGKPWMSMEAMIPAVIANVLLNYWWIPRYGASGSAMASTVSYSIAALVFLVLYSVHTRIPVKQIFTYTREDKAFAMAIVTKFRKKISK